In Humulus lupulus chromosome 7, drHumLupu1.1, whole genome shotgun sequence, the following are encoded in one genomic region:
- the LOC133789477 gene encoding uncharacterized protein LOC133789477 encodes MGYNRVTGEVSATDEVWDKLIRVNKSAKRFRKKGCKFYEKLCTIFGDTITTGSNAHPSTRSPSNDGDNNDDDATSISPSTRNEKSGFDEDGSKRRGKSTATSNSRSVKRAKFSSALADALATYNETAKRKTKLIERSMATSASHYLLDESVEALNQIDGISGEVYAKTIEKFENEVSRSLILKMPEHRRIDWLLNLK; translated from the exons ATGGGATACAATAGAGTGACTGGAGAAGTTAGTGCGACAGATGAAGTTTGGGATAAACTTATTCgg GTTAACAAGTCTGCTAAAAGATTTAGAAAGAAAGGTTGTAAGTTTTATGAGAAATTATGCACTATCTTTGGTGATACTATTACAACTGGTTCCAATGCTCATCCTTCAACTCGAAGTCCTTCTAATGATGgagataataatgatgatgatgcaaCGTCGATAAGTCCTTCTACTAGGAATGAAAAAAGTGGTTTTGATGAGGATGGTAGCAAAAGAAGAGGTAAATCAACAGCCACTTCGAACTCTCGATCAGTAAAAAGAGCAAAGTTCTCATCAGCTTTGGCAGATGCACTGGCAACATATAATGAAACTGCAAAGCGAAAGACAAAATTGATAGAGAGATCAATGGCAACATCTGCATCACATTACTTATTGGATGAGAGTGTTGAAGCTCTTAATCAAATTGATGGAATTAGTGGAGAAGTATACGCAAAAACTATTGAGAAGTTTGAGAACGAGGTGTCCAGATCATTGATTCTAAAGATGCCAGAGCATAGAAGAATAGATTGGTTGCTGAATTTGAAGTGA